One part of the Bacteroidia bacterium genome encodes these proteins:
- a CDS encoding carbohydrate-binding family 9-like protein: protein MNSLKNTGIACLCCLLFFPLDGLGQILGSAPNDLPRFRPLHYICYKSKAPLKIDGKLDEASWQEAQFSQKFLDIEGTKKPQPLQETRVKMLWDENYLYFGVELKETDLWATIKKRDSVIFYDNDFEIFIDPDGDTHNYYEFEVNAFGTEWDLLLPKPYRDGGPAIDAWDIVGMKVGIQLNGSINNNSDRDSSWVLEIAMPWNILEECAPEGKPPFHKDQWRINFSRVEYLLDKEGASYKKRIDPASEKSFPEFNWVWSPQGKINMHMPEMWGFVQFSREKVGEGFDQFQWNRDEDIKWALRQVYYKQKAFKEATQNYSSSLEQLGLSNMTLNGKKLTPYIETTSASFVASLGSSDGNGIWYIRADGKTWKK, encoded by the coding sequence ATGAATAGCTTAAAAAATACCGGTATAGCATGCCTATGCTGTCTTCTGTTTTTCCCTTTGGACGGTCTTGGCCAAATTCTGGGTTCAGCTCCTAATGACCTGCCACGCTTCAGACCTCTTCATTATATCTGTTATAAAAGTAAAGCTCCACTTAAGATTGACGGCAAATTGGACGAAGCTTCCTGGCAGGAAGCTCAGTTCAGTCAGAAGTTTCTGGACATAGAAGGAACGAAAAAGCCTCAACCCCTTCAGGAAACCCGTGTAAAAATGCTCTGGGATGAAAATTATCTCTATTTCGGAGTGGAATTAAAAGAAACGGATCTTTGGGCGACCATCAAAAAAAGGGATTCTGTTATCTTCTATGACAATGATTTTGAGATTTTCATTGATCCGGATGGAGACACGCATAACTATTATGAATTTGAGGTCAATGCTTTTGGAACCGAATGGGATCTGCTTTTACCAAAACCATATAGAGATGGCGGTCCTGCTATAGATGCCTGGGACATTGTAGGAATGAAAGTAGGCATTCAACTCAATGGCAGTATTAATAACAATAGCGATCGCGATAGCAGTTGGGTGCTTGAGATCGCCATGCCCTGGAATATTTTGGAAGAATGTGCACCTGAAGGAAAACCTCCCTTTCACAAAGATCAATGGCGGATCAACTTCTCACGAGTTGAGTATTTATTGGATAAAGAAGGAGCAAGCTATAAAAAACGCATAGACCCAGCTAGCGAAAAGAGCTTCCCGGAATTCAATTGGGTTTGGTCCCCTCAAGGCAAGATCAATATGCATATGCCGGAGATGTGGGGCTTTGTTCAGTTTTCGAGGGAGAAAGTAGGCGAAGGTTTTGATCAGTTTCAATGGAATCGAGATGAAGACATCAAGTGGGCCTTGAGACAGGTATATTACAAACAAAAAGCCTTTAAAGAAGCGACCCAAAACTACAGTTCCAGCCTCGAGCAACTGGGATTGAGCAATATGACACTCAATGGGAAAAAGTTGACACCTTATATCGAAACTACCTCGGCTTCTTTTGTAGCGAGTCTGGGGAGTTCGGATGGAAACGGGATTTGGTACATCCGAGCCGATGGTAAAACCTGGAAGAAGTAG